The following coding sequences are from one Salvia hispanica cultivar TCC Black 2014 chromosome 3, UniMelb_Shisp_WGS_1.0, whole genome shotgun sequence window:
- the LOC125216052 gene encoding NDR1/HIN1-like protein 26 produces MAEESPPPPPHGHPTAKMADEKPHHKQKQPPYPPKDPRRALCAAAAILLLLLGSAALALYLIYRPHRPKFRVLSAAAYQLNTSSPPFVTATAQFTVAATNPSRRAAILYDPLSAYVSYRGRAITPAASLPPLLQEPRSTVALSPLLGGAAVPVEAELANALAMDEAYGVVELRLVMAGKMRYKAGALRSRRRGVSIACDLLISLKNGFVGKLTLLGSPPCKVYL; encoded by the coding sequence ATGGCCGAGgaatcaccaccaccaccaccccacGGCCACCCCACCGCCAAAATGGCCGACGAAAAGCCCCACCACAAGCAAAAACAACCGCCCTACCCCCCGAAAGACCCCCGCCGCGCCCTCTGCGCCGCTGCCGccatcctcctcctcctcctggGCTCCGCCGCCCTCGCCCTCTACCTCATCTACCGCCCCCACCGCCCCAAGTTCCGCGTCCTCAGCGCCGCCGCCTACCAGCTCAACACCTCCTCCCCGCCCTTCGTCACCGCCACCGCCCAGTTCACCGTCGCCGCCACCAACCCCAGCCGCCGCGCCGCCATCCTCTACGACCCCCTCTCCGCCTACGTCTCCTACCGCGGCCGCGCCATCACCCCCGCCGCCTCGCTGCCGCCGCTCCTGCAGGAGCCCCGCAGCACGGTGGCGCTGTCGCCGCTGCTGGGCGGCGCCGCCGTGCCGGTGGAGGCGGAGCTGGCGAACGCGCTGGCGATGGACGAGGCGTACGGGGTGGTCGAGCTGAGGCTCGTGATGGCCGGGAAGATGAGGTACAAGGCCGGGGCGCTCCGGAGCCGGCGCCGCGGGGTTTCCATCGCTTGTGACTTGCTCATCAGTTTGAAGAATGGCTTCGTCGGAAAACTCACTCTTCTTGGATCGCCGCCGTGCAAAGTCTACCTTTGA
- the LOC125209959 gene encoding protein LATE ELONGATED HYPOCOTYL: MDPYSSGDDVIVKTRKPYTITKQRERWTEEEHNRFLEALKLYGRAWQRIEEHIGTKTAVQIRSHAQKFFTKLEKEAIVKGVPIGKSLDIKIPPPRPKRKPNNPYPRKTSAGTSASQVGVNDGKISNPVSSSCQSKVTVELEKPSDDEKIGNSKEYYDKDDCFEAFTLKTAPCEFPSSANKIASVSDAPKNSCTFRQYIPLSGEAMDQDETAASQVTTEAKGFQIEKSVNDQPLQDKLAFKISNDELKQSENDDTVGTADAPATQNYPRHVPVHILDGSLGMRAFDISQDTSYADSAFCQMGGVPAPQNHFTNPAASGISEHYDSASKSSVHQSFPSYHPVFAPIQSQDDYQSFLHLSTTFSSLIVSALSQNPLVYAAATFAATSWPSLNPEASVKPSTASAAAFQTRPVTSTPSLAALAAATTAAATAWWAAHGLLPLCAPYHPGFTSSPASASAAPMACSQDQAVNSEKRESSPDPALGGQQLEPECSEALHKTQPVSKLPTLSSSDSEENEGVKLNVGLAASGTEKVEATGELKDVDKSKSKKPADRSSCGSNTPSSSEVEADPTEKHAEGEEEKQTEEQEKQDDIEAAMNPFGDPFNRRCRSTINVSDSWKEVSDEGRLAFQKLFSRQVLPQSFSPPHANKGNINCLRENEKAEKGLQLDLNGTAWGSFSQKKGEEDGASVIGENKEKEGLYTGLGQCKLSARRTGFKPYKRCSVEAKECGVSGNGHDEEKCPKRLRVEGEAST, encoded by the exons ATGGACCCTTATTCATCGGGTGACGACGTTATCGTTAAG ACAAGGAAACCTTACACAATTACTAAGCAGCGCGAGCGATGGACTGAAGAGGAGCATAATAGGTTTCTAGAAGCTCTCAAGCTCTATGGGCGTGCTTGGCAGCGAATAGAAG AACATATAGGAACCAAGACTGCTGTGCAGATAAGAAGTCATGCACAGAAGTTTTTTACAAAG TTGGAAAAGGAGGCCATTGTTAAAGGAGTTCCAATTGGGAAATCTCTTGACATCAAAATCCCTCCACCACGGCCTAAAAGAAAACCGAATAATCCTTATCCTCGGAAGACAAGTGCAGGAACTTCTGCTTCCCAAGTGGGGGTGAATGATGGGAAAATATCAAACCCAGTTTCTTCCTCATGTCAGAGTAAAGTAACCGTGGAACTTGAG AAACCTTCCGACGATGAGAAAATTGGAAACAGTAAAGAATACTATGACAAGGATGATTGCTTTGAGGCTTTCACTCTCAAGACAGCTCCCTGTGAATTTCCATCTTCAGCAAACAAAATCGCATCTGTATCTGATGCTCCTAAAAACTCATGTACTTTTAGGCAATATATCCCACTTTCGGGAGAAGCAATGGATCAGGATGAAACAGCTGCATCCCAGGTCACTACCGAAGCCAAAGGATTTCAGATTGAGAAGTCTGTTAATGACCAGCCTCTTCAGGATAAACTCGCGTTTAAGATTTCAAATGATGAACTGAAGCAGTCTGAAAATGATGATACAGTGGGAACTGCTGATGCCCCGGCCACACAAAATTATCCTCGCCATGTCCCTGTGCACATTCTGGATGGGAGCTTAGGAATGAGGGCATTCGATATCTCCCAGGATACATCGTATGCTGATTCTGCATTTTGTCAGATGGGTGGGGTCCCTGCTCCTCAAAATCATTTCACGAATCCAGCTGCTTCTGGTATTTCTGAGCATTATGATAGTGCATCAAAATCTTCGGTTCACCAGTCATTCCCCAGTTATCATCCAGTCTTCGCTCCTATCCAAAGTCAAGATGATTACCAGTCGTTTCTGCATTTATCAACCACATTTTCCAGTCTTATTGTATCTGCTCTATCACAAAATCCTTTAGTCTATGCTGCAGCTACCTTTGCAGCAACTTCGTGGCCTTCTTTGAATCCAGAAGCTTCAGTTAAACCATCTACAGCCTCAGCTGCGGCGTTTCAAACAAGGCCTGTAACTTCGACTCCTAGTTTGGCTGCACTTGCTGCAGCCACCACAGCAGCGGCAACTGCATGGTGGGCAGCTCATGGCCTACTTCCTTTATGTGCTCCGTATCATCCTGGCTTTACGTCTTCTCCTGCATCAGCATCGGCAGCTCCAATGGCTTGCAGCCAAGATCAAGCTGTAAACAgtgaaaaaagagagagcaGTCCTGATCCTGCCTTAGGTGGTCAACAACTCGAACCAGAATGCTCCGAGGCTCTTCACAAAACGCAACCAGTTTCAAAGTTGCCAACATTATCATCATCAGATTCTGAAGAAAATGAAGGTGTGAAACTGAATGTTGGCTTAGCCGCTTCTGGAACAGAAAAGGTCGAGGCTACGGGTGAGCTGAAAGATGTAGACAAGTCCAAGAGTAAAAAGCCAGCAGACCGTTCTTCATGTGGATCGAACACTCCCTCCAGCAGTGAAGTAGAAGCTGATCCTAcggaaaagcatgcagaagGGGAAGAGGAAAAACAGACAGAGGAACAAGAGAAGCAGGATGATATAGAAGCTGCAATGAATCCTTTTGGTGATCCATTTAATCGACGTTGTAGAAGCACAATTAACGTCAGTGACTCCTGGAAGGAAGTATCGGATGAG GGCCGGCTGGCGTTCCAAAAACTCTTCTCCAGACAAGTACTGCCCCAGAGCTTTTCACCACCTCACGCGAATAAGGGCAACATCAACTGCCtcagagaaaatgagaaagcCGAAAAGGGACTCCAGTTAGACCTAAATGGTACGGCTTGGGGTTCCTTTTCCCAGAAGAAAGGCGAGGAAGATGGCGCATCTGTGATTGGCGAGAACAAGGAAAAAGAAGGCCTGTACACTGGACTGGGACAGTGTAAGCTATCAGCGCGCAGAACTGGATTCAAACCTTACAAGAGGTGTTCAGTGGAGGCGAAAGAGTGTGGTGTGTCGGGAAACGGCCATGATGAAGAGAAATGCCCCAAGAGATTGCGCGTGGAAGGAGAGGCTTCTACTTGA
- the LOC125215743 gene encoding soluble inorganic pyrophosphatase 3-like, translating to MSAPEGSKSESPKLNKRILSSLSKRSVIAHLWHDIEVGAEAPHILNCVVEITKGSKVKYELDKKTGLIKVDRILYSSVVYPHNYGFIPRTLCEDNDPIDVLVLMQEPVCPGSMLRCRPIGLMPMVDQGEKDDKLIAVCADDPEYRHYTDIKQLAPHRLMEIRRFFEDYKKNENKEVAVNDFLPPAAALETIQQSIDLYAEYILLTLKK from the exons atgagtgcaccAGAAGGATCAAAGTCTGAATCTCCAAAGCTGAACAAGAGAATCTTGTCATCCTTGTCCAAGAGATCAGTCATTGCACATCTTTGGCATGACATTGAAGTTG GAGCTGAAGCACCTCATATTCTCAATTGC GTTGTGGAGATAACAAAAGGAAGTAAAGTCAAATATGAACTTGACAAGAAAACTGGCCTCATAAAG GTTGATCGTATTCTGTACTCGTCAGTGGTATATCCCCACAACTATGGTTTCATCCCACGCACACTATGCGAAGACAATGACCCCATCGACGTTTTGGTTCTCATGCAG GAGCCCGTCTGTCCGGGCAGCATGCTGAGGTGCAGGCCTATCGGGTTGATGCCAATGGTCGACCAG GGGGAGAAAGATGATAAGCTGATAGCAGTATGCGCTGATGATCCAGAATACAGACACTACACTGACATCAAACAGCTCGCTCCTCATCGACTCATGGAAATTCGACGATTTTTCGAAgatt ataaaaagaatgaaaataaagaGGTGGCCGTGAACGACTTCTTGCCTCCGGCCGCTGCGCTTGAAACTATTCAACAATCCAT TGATCTATATGCTGAATATATTTTGCTAACCCTGAAGAAATGA